One window of the Camelina sativa cultivar DH55 chromosome 1, Cs, whole genome shotgun sequence genome contains the following:
- the LOC104783792 gene encoding glutathione S-transferase F11 isoform X2: MVVKLYGQIKAANPQRVLLCFLEKGIEFEVIHVDLDQLEQKKTEHLLRQPFGQVPAIAQAFLQLQESRAIVRYYATKYADQGADLLGKTLEKRAIVDQWVEVENNYLYAVALPLVINVVFKPKFGEPCDVTLVEELKVKFKKVLDVYENRLATNRYLAGDEFTLADLTHMPGMRYIMNETSLSGLVTSRENVNRWWNVISIRPAWKKLMDLAAY, translated from the exons ATGGTGGTCAAACTATATGGGCAGATAAAAGCAGCTAATCCACAAAgagtattgctctgttttttggAGAAAGGCATCGAGTTTGAAGTGATTCATGTCGATCTCGATCAACTTGAgcagaaaaaaacagaacatctTCTCCGTCAG CCGTTTGGTCAAGTTCCAGCTATTGCTCAAGCTTTT CTTCAACTTCAAGAGTCGCGAGCCATAGTGAGGTACTACGCGACAAAGTATGCGGACCAAGGAGCGGACCTCTTGGGCAAGACTTTGGAGAAACGAGCCATTGTTGACCAGTGGGTGGAAGTTGAGAATAACTATCTTTACGCTGTGGCTCTACCCTTAGTTATTAACGTCGTCTTTAAGCCCAAGTTTGGTGAGCCATGCGACGTCACTTTGGTTGAGGAGCTAAAGGTCAAGTTCAAGAAGGTCCTCGATGTGTATGAGAACCGATTAGCTACGAACCGGTACTTGGCCGGTGATGAATTCACATTGGCTGATTTGACTCATATGCCCGGTATGAGATATATCATGAATGAAACCAGTTTGAGCGGTTTGGTTACGTCTCGAGAGAATGTTAACCGGTGGTGGAATGTGATTTCGATTAGACCGGCTTGGAAGAAGCTCATGGATTTGGCTGCCTATTAA
- the LOC104783792 gene encoding glutathione S-transferase F11 isoform X1, translated as MSISINLSRKKQNIFSVSRLVKFQLLLKLFESRAIVRYYATKYADQGADLLGKTLEKRAIVDQWVEVENNYLYAVALPLVINVVFKPKFGEPCDVTLVEELKVKFKKVLDVYENRLATNRYLAGDEFTLADLTHMPGMRYIMNETSLSGLVTSRENVNRWWNVISIRPAWKKLMDLAAY; from the exons ATGTCGATCTCGATCAACTTGAgcagaaaaaaacagaacatctTCTCCGTCAG CCGTTTGGTCAAGTTCCAGCTATTGCTCAAGCTTTTTG AGTCGCGAGCCATAGTGAGGTACTACGCGACAAAGTATGCGGACCAAGGAGCGGACCTCTTGGGCAAGACTTTGGAGAAACGAGCCATTGTTGACCAGTGGGTGGAAGTTGAGAATAACTATCTTTACGCTGTGGCTCTACCCTTAGTTATTAACGTCGTCTTTAAGCCCAAGTTTGGTGAGCCATGCGACGTCACTTTGGTTGAGGAGCTAAAGGTCAAGTTCAAGAAGGTCCTCGATGTGTATGAGAACCGATTAGCTACGAACCGGTACTTGGCCGGTGATGAATTCACATTGGCTGATTTGACTCATATGCCCGGTATGAGATATATCATGAATGAAACCAGTTTGAGCGGTTTGGTTACGTCTCGAGAGAATGTTAACCGGTGGTGGAATGTGATTTCGATTAGACCGGCTTGGAAGAAGCTCATGGATTTGGCTGCCTATTAA
- the LOC104783722 gene encoding NAC domain-containing protein 45 encodes MAPVSLPPGFRFHPTDEELITYYLKRKINGLEIELEVIAEVDLYKCEPWDLPGKSLLPSKDQEWYFFSPRDRKYPNGSRTNRATKGGYWKATGKDRRVSWRDRAIGTKKTLVYYRGRAPHGIRTGWVMHEYRLDETECEPSAYGMQDAYALCRVFKKIVIEAKPRDQHRSYVHAMSNVSGNCSSSFENCSDLEISSTTHQVQNTFQPRFGNERFNSNAISNDDWSQYYGSSYRPFPTPYKANTEIECSMLQHNISLPPLRVENSVVSDCDFFTSMTQNNDHGVLDDFTFAASNSNHYNSVNDKVFHVGNYDEQLRTSNHHINQAGYIEEQKIISSLDDADQDLGFHGNNTSDNIDIEDFFSFDIYNEENVTRIEDNEHVNTNETLDSPGFEVVEEETRFNNQMLISTYQTTKILYHQVVPSHTLKVHVNHNVEERTLFIEEDKDSWLQRAEKITKTKLTLCSLMAQQYYKFLAIFF; translated from the exons atggctCCTGTCTCGTTACCTCCAGGTTTCAGATTCCATCCAACGGACGAGGAACTAATTACTTACTAtctaaaaagaaagatcaaCGGTCTAGAAATCGAACTTGAGGTTATCGCTGAAGTTGATCTCTACAAGTGTGAGCCATGGGACTTACCAG GTAAATCTTTGCTTCCGAGCAAAGACCAAGAATGGTACTTCTTCAGCCCACGTGACCGGAAGTATCCCAACGGTTCAAGGACAAACCGCGCAACCAAAGGCGGTTATTGGAAGGCCACTGGCAAAGACCGTCGGGTGAGTTGGAGAGATCGAGCAATTGGAACCAAGAAGACACTGGTTTATTACCGTGGGCGTGCGCCACACGGTATTAGAACCGGTTGGGTCATGCACGAATATCGACTCGATGAAACGGAATGCGAGCCTTCTGCGTATGGCATGCAG GATGCATATGCACTTTGTCGTGTGTTCAAAAAGATTGTTATTGAAGCTAAGCCAAGAGATCAGCATCGGTCATATGTCCACGCGATGTCAAATGTGAGTGGTAACTGCTCATCGAGTTTTGAAAATTGTTCGGATCTCGAAATCAGTTCAACTACTCATCAAGTTCAAAACACATTCCAACCGCGATTTGGCAACGAGCGTTTTAATTCCAACGCAATCAGCAACGATGACTGGTCACAATACTATGGTTCTTCTTATAGACCTTTCCCTACTCCATATAAG GCTAATACAGAGATCGAATGCTCAATGTTACAACACAATATATCTCTACCACCGTTGCGTGTAGAGAATTCTGTGGTTAGTGATTGCGATTTCTTCACGAGTATGACTCAGAACAACGATCATGGCGTTTTGGATGATTTTACTTTCGCTGCAAGTAACTCCAACCACTATAATAGTGTCAATGATAAAGTGTTCCACGTTGGCAATTATGATGAACAACTAAGAACGTCTAATCATCATATTAACCAG GCCGGTTATATAGAAGAGCAGAAGATCATTTCGAGTTTGGATGATGCTGACCAAGATCTTGGATTTCATG GGAACAATACCAGTGACAACATAGATATCGAAGATTTTTTctcatttgatatatataacgAGGAAAACGTAACTAGAATAGAAGACAATGAGCATGTGAATACAAATGAAACCCTTGATTCACCAGGATTCGAGGTGGTTGAAGAGGAAACTCGATTTAACAACCAAATGCTCATCTCGACATATCAAACAACGAAAATACTATATCACCAAGTCGTACCATCTCACACGTTGAAAGTCCACGTCAATCACAATGTGGAAGAAAGAACATTGTTcattgaagaagacaaagattcTTGGTTACAAAGAGCTGAGAAGATCACGAAGACAAAACTAACACTTTGTAGTTTAATGGCTCAGCAATACTACAAATTTCTTGCGATTTTTTTctga
- the LOC104784177 gene encoding uncharacterized protein LOC104784177, with protein MLGAIHFGVLAACFVLFVPMVMAGWHLSRNKMLFFSGALFISLAVCVHLTPYFPSVSDIVASVSSVVVYDHCISCINEVNQIVWDVKPVPNPDSVRRRNNGSTKLDYFDKNWDWMKSRKVLSCEFQKLDRFDVSDLLNGSWVVVAGDSQARFVALSLLSLVLGSDSKTMGSVKDDLFKRHSDYSIVVKEIGMKLDFVWAPYEKDLDDLVVSYKKSHKYPDVVIMGSGLWHMLHVNNASDFGSQLQQLSSHVESLVPLRPKEQEGGGSVSGRSMHLFWIGMPVLINGMLNTDEKKHKMSDTVWHEYDRSLGESKILRQMGGPLILLDIQSFTWNCGPQCTLDGMHYDSAVYDAAVHVMLNALLIESHQTL; from the coding sequence ATGCTAGGAGCGATTCATTTCGGAGTATTAGCAGCTTGTTTCGTCCTCTTCGTTCCCATGGTTATGGCAGGTTGGCATCTGAGCAGGAACAAGATGCTCTTCTTTAGTGGCGCTTTGTTTATTTCTCTCGCTGTTTGTGTTCATCTCACGCCTTATTTCCCTTCCGTCTCCGACATCGTAgcctctgtttcttctgttgtCGTCTACGATCATTGCATCTCTTGTATCAACGAGGTGAATCAGATTGTCTGGGATGTTAAGCCTGTACCTAACCCCGACTCTGTTCGTAGGCGTAACAACGGCTCAACGAAGCTTGATTATTTCGACAAGAATTGGGATTGGATGAAATCGAGGAAAGTTTTGAGCTGTGAGTTTCAGAAATTGGATAGGTTCGATGTTTCTGATTTGTTGAATGGATCTTGGGTTGTTGTCGCTGGTGACTCTCAGGCGAGGTTCGTGGCTTTGTCTTTGTTGAGTCTTGTTTTGGGTTCGGATTCGAAGACCATGGGTTCGGTTAAAGATGATCTCTTTAAGAGGCATAGTGATTACAGCATTGTGGTTAAGGAGATTGGGATGAAGCTTGATTTCGTTTGGGCTCCTTACGAGAAAGATTTGGATGATCTTGTGGTTTCGTATAAGAAGAGTCACAAGTATCCAGACGTTGTGATTATGGGAAGTGGGTTATGGCATATGCTTCATGTCAACAATGCTTCAGATTTCGGATCCCAGTTGCAGCAGTTGAGTAGTCATGTGGAGTCTCTGGTGCCCTTGAGGCCTAAGGAGCAAGAAGGAGGCGGATCTGTTTCTGGTAGATCTATGCATCTGTTCTGGATTGGGATGCCTGTTTTGATCAATGGGATGCTGAATACGGATGAGAAGAAGCACAAGATGAGTGATACGGTGTGGCATGAGTATGATAGATCACTAGGGGAGAGTAAGATCTTGCGTCAAATGGGAGGTCCACTTATCTTGCTTGATATACAGTCCTTCACATGGAACTGTGGACCGCAATGTACACTTGATGGAATGCATTACGACTCTGCGGTTTATGATGCTGCTGTTCACGTCATGCTCAATGCGTTGCTTATTGAATCTCATCAAACTTTATGA
- the LOC104784268 gene encoding expansin-A13 — protein sequence MRRFLLALLFLALSPPAISHYSSSTSSPSSSSVSSDASEWRPARATYYAASNPRDAVGGACGYGDLVKSGYGMATVGLSETLFERGQICGACYQLRCVDDLRWCIPGTSIIVTATNFCAPNYGFDPEGGGHCNPPNKHFVLPIEAFEKIAIWKAGNMPVQYRRINCRREGSMRFTVDGGGIFISVLITNVAGSGDIAAVKIKGSRTGWLPMGRNWGQNWHINADLKNQALSFEVTSSDRSTTVTAYNVSPKNWNYGQTFEGKQFETP from the exons ATGCGACGGTTTCTTCTAGCTTTACTCTTTCTCGCACTATCCCCGCCGGCGATTTCTCATTactcttcttcaacctcttcaccttcttcttcctccgtctCTTCGGACGCATCAGAATGGCGTCCAGCTCGAGCCACCTACTACGCGGCTTCGAATCCTAGGGACGCGGTGGGAGGTGCGTGTGGATACGGAGATCTCGTGAAATCTGGGTACGGTATGGCTACGGTTGGTCTGAGCGAGACTCTGTTTGAGCGTGGTCAGATCTGTGGTGCTTGTTACCAGCTCAGATGTGTTGATGATCTCCGTTGGTGTATCCCTGGTACTTCAATCATTGTCACCGCTACGAATTTTTGTGCTCCTAATTACGGATTTGATCCTGAAGGTGGTGGTCACTGTAATCCACCTAACAAACATTTCGTGCTTCCGATCGAAGCGTTTGAGAAGATCGCTATTTGGAAAGCTGGGAATATGCCGGTGCAGTATCGGAG gATAAACTGCAGAAGGGAAGGGAGCATGCGGTTTACAGTTGATGGTGGGGGAATTTTCATCTCAGTTCTGATCACCAATGTTGCGGGATCCGGTGATATAGCTGCTGTGAAGATCAAAGGGTCAAGAACCGGGTGGTTACCAATGGGTCGGAATTGGGGACAAAATTGGCATATCAATGCTGATCTCAAGAACCAAGCTCTCTCTTTTGAGGTAACTTCTAGTGACAGGTCAACAACGGTGACAGCTTACAATGTCTCCCCTAAAAACTGGAATTACGGACAGACCTTCGAAGGGAAACAATTCGAGACTCCGTGA